GGGCAAAGGACACCACGTCGCGCCCTGCGGCAGGGCCCTCGCGGACCGAGAGCGCCACGCCCCCTGGCCTCAGGACGCCAGGAAGGACCTCAGTGCGTCGGCGACAGCCGGCGCATCTTCCAGCTGCGGATAGTGCCCGACTGCGGGCGGTCCGGCGAGCTCGATGACCGAGGCCCGCGGCATCCTCGTGCGGATCCGCGCCAGCACGTGAGCACCGCTGACGGGGTCGGCCGGCCCCCATACGAAGAGCACGGGGCCGGGGTACTCCTCCAGGGCGGCCGTCCACCGCCCGGCATGGCGGCTGCGCTCGTCGATGTAGCGCAGCAGCCGCGGCGCGCGCCGGTGGCCGCCCGCCCGGGACGCCGCCGCCCACAACTCCCGTACATCCGCATCGCAGAGCTCCCGCCCCAGCACACCGCGCAGGGCCGCGCCGAACCGGCGGCGCGTGGTCAGGGGGGCGATCAGCGGACCGAGCGGCCCGTGCAGCAGGCGTTGGGTCAGTACCGGGCGGTGCAGGTCAGGGTAGAGCCCGCCGTTGAGCCAGGCCATGCGGGTGACACGTGACGGATCCCGGGCGAGCAGCTCCTGCCCAACGCTGACGCCGTAGTCGTGGGCCACCAGGGCGGTGCGTCCGGTGCCGGTGCGCCGCCACACCTCCTCGACCAGCGTGGCCTGGTCGAGCACCGAGTACGTGTGCTGGCGCGGCTTGTCGCTCTCCCCGAAGCCGAGAAAGTCCAGGGTGGTAACGCGCAGTCCGGCCGCGGTGAGGGAGGGAACGACCGCCGCCCAGTCGTGGGAGGAGGTGGGAAAACCGTGGAGCAGGGTCACGGGTGCCCCGTCCGCAGGACCGTCCTGGCGTACGAAGACCTCATGGGCGCCGACCGGCACGCGGGTACCGCCCCGGATCCAGTGGTCCAGCGGCGGCAGGACCGGAGTGCTCTTCATCCTGCGGCCTCCTCGGTGTGCAGGTGGCCCAGCCCCATCAGCAGTACGCGCAGTCCGAATGCGAACTCCTCAGTCCCGTCTAGGGAGTTGAGGAGGTCTGCATGGCGGCGAACCACTGGATGGGTCTGGGGGGACAGACTGGCGAACAGCTCCGTCATCGCCGCGCGCTGCGGGCCCGTCCGGGCCGCTCCACCGGTGTCGAGTACGGCCGAGCCGATCACGAAGTGGGTGACCGTGAGGTATACGTGCACGGCGGTGCGCGGGGCCCACCCCTGGGCGAGGAGCTGCCCGAGTGCGTGCTCGCGGGCACGCAGGGCGTTGGGCCCGAGCAGCTGGCCACTGGTCAGGGCCGGCACGAGGGCCGGGTGAGCAGTGAGGACCCGGCGGAACTCCCGCGCCCCTTGCTCCAGGCCGGCCCGCCAGTCCCCGTCGAGGGAAGGCAGCCGTATCTCTGCGAGCATGTGATCCACGGTCTCGATCAGGAGTTCCTCCCGGCTCGCCACATGGCGGTACAGGGAGGTGTGGCGCACCTGGAGGTACTCCCCGAGGCTGCGCATCGTGAGGGAGTCCAGCCCGTCGCGGTCGGCCAGTTCGAGCGCGCCCGCAGCGATCCGGGCGAGGGCCAGCCCGCCCGCGCGGGGCCGGCGCCGGTCACGCTCGGCGTAGCGAGCCTGCCACCACAAGGCGGAACCGGGGGCCGCGGGCCGCGGGGCGGGCCCCGCGGGCGGGCGACGGTCGGGGGCTGTTGCCATAGCGGGGCCCTATTCGAAGAGGTCGGGGTCGGTGCGGACGATCTCGTCCCACAGGGGCTGGAAGGAGAACCAGCCTGCGAGCGGAAAGCCGGTCTGGTCACGGGCGTGCCGGGCGGCCTCGGGATCGATCAGCAGGGGTGTACCGGCGGCCTGCGCCAGCAGCTGCGCCTGGGCGCTGCGCTCCATGGAGATGAACCACCAGGCCGCCTCGTCGACGGACTCGCCGACGGTGAAGATGCCGTGGTTCTGGTGGATGACGGCCTTGTGCGGCCCCAGCCCAGCGGCGAGCTGCCGGCCTGCCTCCTCCTCGACCACCACGGCACCGGCGCCGTCCTGGTGAACGGTGTGCTGCTCGTACAGAGCGCAGGCGTCCTGGGTGATCGGATCCAGCAGGCGGCCGAGACTGGAGAAGGCCTTGCCGCGCACGGCGTGTGCATGGGCTGCGGCGACCACATCGGGACGGGCCGCGTGGAGGGCGGAATGGATCACGAACCCCGCGCGATTGACCGGGTGCCGACCATGGCGGACCTGACCCTCGTGGTCGACCAGGATCAGGTCGGAGACCCTGACGTGCCGGAAGGACATGCCGAACGGATTGACCCAGAACATGTCCGGATACTCCGGGTCACGCACCGTTATGTGCCCCGCTACGCCCTCGGAAAATCCGAACCGGCCGAAAATGCGGCAGGCTCCGGCGAGCCGCTGCTTACGGTGCGCCCGCTCTTGGTCCAGGTTGTCGAACACAGGGGGCAGTGACAGCTCCAGGTCCTCCTGGCGCGGGATGAAGACGCTGCCGCGAAGGCCGTCTGCCGTACCGCCCATTGCCGCGCCACTCCCCGCCATGCGTTCAGCAGCTCGTTCCTCCACGCCATCCCTTTCCCTATATGCGTCCACTGGACGCACATCATGCGTCCAGTGGACGCATTGCACAAGGTCCCGGGAGCGTCCGAGTGGGCGGAGCACTTCACGCTGCGGTTGAGGGAGATGGACGGGCGGGCCTCGACCGGCACGCCGTGAAAAAGTTGAATATTATTCACTTTCTATTGAGAGGGTGGGTCGAGCGACCCGAAAGCACCATGAGCAACCCGTCCAAACGGCGTCGCCAGCCGGGGAATCGACCCGTGAGCTGCCGCCGACTCGCTTCACTTCCACACGTCCGACCGCGCACGCGCAGCGCCGGCCAGCGGAACCGTTGCAGCGTGACGGGCGGGGGCGGTGGTCAGAACATGGTGTTGTAGGGGCCGCCATCCCCGGTCGGAGCGGTAACCGTTGGAGAACACCAGCGCGTGGCAGGTGGGGCACCTCCAGGCGCCAGCCGGCTGCGCCGGTCGCAGAGGAGGGTGGACGGGAGGCGCCAGGAGCCCTGCCGGACGGGGCCGCCGGGGACGGAGCCGTGTCGGGCAGGCAGTCGGGGCAGCGGCTGAAGGCCAATAGGCGCTCAGCGGTCCTTGGCCATGCTGATAGGGCTCTGGTGCCGCCCGGGGTCGTCGATGCGCAGCGCCGTGTCGTCGGGGGGCTTGCCCGGCCAGGGTGAGTGCCTGGGCGCGTTGCCACTCCAGGGCGATTGCGCCGGGTCCCCACGCCCACCGCTCACAGCCAGCCGCAGCGCTGCGCCTGGAGGCCCATCTGGAAGCGGTTCTCGGCGCCCAGGCGGGCCATCAGGATCTGGAGCCGGCGGAAGAACGTGCGACGGCTGACGCCCAGTTCACGGGCGATGACCTCGTCGCTCGCGCCTCCGGCGAGGAGGCGGAGCAGTCGACGGTCGGCCGGCGGGAGGCCGACCGGGCGGGTGGCGCGGCCGTGCAGGGGCAGGGCTGCCTGCCAGGTCTGCTCGAAGAGGGCTTGCAGTGCGGAGAGCAGACCGCACGGCTGTACCACCAGCATCGTGTTGTGCACGTCCGCCTCCCTGATCGACAGGGACACCAGCGCGTACGCCTCGTCGATGATCACCAGCTTGACCGGCACAGACGGCGCCACCTTGGCCTGCTCGCCGGCCTCGATGCACGGTTCGATGGCCGTCTCCAGCTGCCCGGGCACCTCCAGCGACGCCCTCGAGTAGACCACCCGCTGCGTCACGCCGCGGGCGAGTGTCGCCAGTGCGTCGTCGGTGGCTCCGGCCAGCGGGAAGTACGGCGGCGAGTCCAGCTGCCGGATCTGCTCGCGGGCGCTGGCCCACGCATGGCGCATCCTCGGGCCGATGGCGTCACCTGTCACCACCTCGACGAGATTGTCGTTGTACGCCGCGAGCCGCTGGCGGCGGAACGACTCAAACGCGCCGCCCACGGTGATGCGCGACTCCTCCAGCTCCGCCGCCCGGTGCCGGGCGAGGATCTCCAGGCCGGCGGCGGGTGGCACCGGCGCCACCACGTCCGCGCCCTCCTCGGCGGCGCTGGCCAGTCCGGCGTCGACCAGCTCGCCGTAGGCCGCGCCGAGCGTGGCGCTGTCCAGTCCGGCCGCCTCTCCGATCGCGCCGAGCGGAGCGGGTGCCAGTTCCAGGAGTGCCAGGTACACGCGGCCCGCCACTGGATCGATCCCCAGCAGCCGTAGGGCCTCGCCCAGTTTCGTGTTCGCCATGCACCGCATTATCGACGCCAGCGAGGCAGGAGTGGCCGATCAGTGCCACTGGCACGACTGACCCTCCCCCGGGCGCCGTCCCGCAGTACCGTCCGGGAGCCGCCGAGGCCTCAGGCGGCAGTCGAACCCATCCGGAAGAAGGTGCACGACGTGGCGAAGGGTCGCAAGAACGGGCTCTACTTGGGTATCTCCGAAGAACTGTCCGCTCTGATGAAGACGGGCTGGGCCGACACCGAACGGTGCGACCTCCCGCTTGACGAGCAGGCTCCGTACGCGGCCCGCCGTCGCGCCGCGCTCTCCGCGCGCTTCCCCGGCGAGCGGCTGGTGATCCCGTCCGGCAACCTCAAGACTCGCTCGAACGACGATACCTACCCGTTCCGCCCGTACTCCGGCTACGTCCACATGACCGGGGACCAGGCCCGCGACGGCGCGCTCGTCCTCGAACCCCGCCCGGACGGCGGCCACGACGCGTACTGCTATCAGCTGCCGCGCGACGGCCGGGACACGGACGAGTTCTGGCTCGGCTACACCGCCGAACTGTGGATGGGCCGGCGTTCCTCCCTCGCCGAGTCCGAGCGCCGGCTCGGGCTGTCCTGCCGCGACGTCCGTACCGCGGCGAGCGAACTGGCCGCCGCCCCTGACGCACCCACCCGCATCGTCCGCGGCATCGACCCGGCGCTGGAGGCCGCCGTCACCACCGACGCGGAGCGCGACGCCGTACTCGAGGAGGCCCTGAGCGAGCTGCGCCTCGTCAAGGACGCGTGGGAGATCGGCGAGATGCGCAAGGCGGTGGACTCCACCGTGCGCGGTTTCACCGACTGCGTGGGCGAGCTCTCCCGGGCGGTCGCGTCCTCCGAGCGATGGATCGAGGGCACCTTCTTCCGCCGCGCACGGCTGGAGGGCAACTCCGTCGGTTACGGCTCGATCTGCGCGGCGGGCGACCACGCCACGATCATGCACTGGACGGACAACGACGGGCCGGTACGCCCCGGCGACCTGCTCCTGCTCGACGCCGGTGTGGAGACGCACACCCTCTACACCGCCGACGTCACCCGCACCCTGCCGATCAGCGGCATGTTCACGCCCGTGCAGCGCAAGGTGTACGACGCGGTGTACGAGGCCCAGGAGGCGGGCATGGCCACTGTGAAGCCGGGGGCCGCGTACCGCGAGTTCCACATGGCGGCGCAGCGGTACCTGGCGGAGAAACTGGTCGAGTGGGGCTTCATCGAGGGCCCGGCGGACCGCGCGTACGAACTCGGTCTGCAGCGTCGCTTCACCATGGCCGGCACCGGCCACATGCTCGGCCTGGACGTCCACGACTGCGCCCAGGCCCGCACCGAGGAGTACGTCGACGGCGTGCTGGAGCCGGGCATGGTACTCACGGTGGAGCCAGGCCTGTACTTCCAGCCGGACGATCTCACGGTGCCGGAGGAGTGGCGCGGCATCGGAGTCCGGATCGAGGACGACCTGCTGGTGACGGCCGACGGCCACGAGAACCTGTCGGCGCGTCTGCCGCGCTCGTCGGACGAGGTCGAGGCGTGGATGGCCCGCGCCGCGGGCTGACGGGAGAACCCGGAAGTCCCGGTGCCTGCTTGGGGATCCCCCGGCGCCGGGTCTTCCGCTGACGCACCACCGACCACACGATTCTCGCGGAGTTGCCCAACGGCGGGCGCGATCGGCGATGACGCGTCGGCAGGCACGGTTCATTCGCCCGCGGCGTCCTCGGCACGAGCACGATGAGCGCGACCCCCAGGATGGCCACGCCGACCCCGCCCATGATGACGGGGGTCTGCCGCACGATCGGGTGACATCTGATCTGGCTTGCCCTGTGGGGTGGGTGGGAAGGATGTCGCTGTGCCCAAGCCCTATCCGGAAGAGTTCCGCCAGGACGTCGTGCGGGTCGCGAGGAACCGCGGCCCGGGCGTGACGGTCGAGCAGGTGGCCGCCGACTTCGGAGTCCACGCGATGACGCTGTGGAAGTGGATGCGCCGGGCGGACATCGACGACGGGACCAAGCCCGGCACAACCAGCCAGGAGAGCGCGGAGCTGCGCGAAGCGCGTCGGCGCATCAAGCTGCTGGAGCAGGAGAACGAGGTCCTGCGCCGGGCCGCGGCCTACCTGTCCCAGGCGAACCTCCCGGGAAAAGGATCTACCCGCTCGTGAAAGAGCTGGCCACGGACGGCATTCCCATCACGGTCACGTGCCGGGTCCTCAAGCTCGCCAGACAGCCCTACTACCGGTGGCTGGAGCGGCCGGTGACCG
This genomic window from Streptomyces sp. NBC_01351 contains:
- a CDS encoding helix-turn-helix transcriptional regulator, with the translated sequence MANTKLGEALRLLGIDPVAGRVYLALLELAPAPLGAIGEAAGLDSATLGAAYGELVDAGLASAAEEGADVVAPVPPAAGLEILARHRAAELEESRITVGGAFESFRRQRLAAYNDNLVEVVTGDAIGPRMRHAWASAREQIRQLDSPPYFPLAGATDDALATLARGVTQRVVYSRASLEVPGQLETAIEPCIEAGEQAKVAPSVPVKLVIIDEAYALVSLSIREADVHNTMLVVQPCGLLSALQALFEQTWQAALPLHGRATRPVGLPPADRRLLRLLAGGASDEVIARELGVSRRTFFRRLQILMARLGAENRFQMGLQAQRCGWL
- a CDS encoding aminopeptidase P family protein translates to MAKGRKNGLYLGISEELSALMKTGWADTERCDLPLDEQAPYAARRRAALSARFPGERLVIPSGNLKTRSNDDTYPFRPYSGYVHMTGDQARDGALVLEPRPDGGHDAYCYQLPRDGRDTDEFWLGYTAELWMGRRSSLAESERRLGLSCRDVRTAASELAAAPDAPTRIVRGIDPALEAAVTTDAERDAVLEEALSELRLVKDAWEIGEMRKAVDSTVRGFTDCVGELSRAVASSERWIEGTFFRRARLEGNSVGYGSICAAGDHATIMHWTDNDGPVRPGDLLLLDAGVETHTLYTADVTRTLPISGMFTPVQRKVYDAVYEAQEAGMATVKPGAAYREFHMAAQRYLAEKLVEWGFIEGPADRAYELGLQRRFTMAGTGHMLGLDVHDCAQARTEEYVDGVLEPGMVLTVEPGLYFQPDDLTVPEEWRGIGVRIEDDLLVTADGHENLSARLPRSSDEVEAWMARAAG
- a CDS encoding class II aldolase/adducin family protein, which produces MGGTADGLRGSVFIPRQEDLELSLPPVFDNLDQERAHRKQRLAGACRIFGRFGFSEGVAGHITVRDPEYPDMFWVNPFGMSFRHVRVSDLILVDHEGQVRHGRHPVNRAGFVIHSALHAARPDVVAAAHAHAVRGKAFSSLGRLLDPITQDACALYEQHTVHQDGAGAVVVEEEAGRQLAAGLGPHKAVIHQNHGIFTVGESVDEAAWWFISMERSAQAQLLAQAAGTPLLIDPEAARHARDQTGFPLAGWFSFQPLWDEIVRTDPDLFE
- a CDS encoding alpha/beta fold hydrolase, giving the protein MKSTPVLPPLDHWIRGGTRVPVGAHEVFVRQDGPADGAPVTLLHGFPTSSHDWAAVVPSLTAAGLRVTTLDFLGFGESDKPRQHTYSVLDQATLVEEVWRRTGTGRTALVAHDYGVSVGQELLARDPSRVTRMAWLNGGLYPDLHRPVLTQRLLHGPLGPLIAPLTTRRRFGAALRGVLGRELCDADVRELWAAASRAGGHRRAPRLLRYIDERSRHAGRWTAALEEYPGPVLFVWGPADPVSGAHVLARIRTRMPRASVIELAGPPAVGHYPQLEDAPAVADALRSFLAS
- a CDS encoding TetR/AcrR family transcriptional regulator C-terminal domain-containing protein: MATAPDRRPPAGPAPRPAAPGSALWWQARYAERDRRRPRAGGLALARIAAGALELADRDGLDSLTMRSLGEYLQVRHTSLYRHVASREELLIETVDHMLAEIRLPSLDGDWRAGLEQGAREFRRVLTAHPALVPALTSGQLLGPNALRAREHALGQLLAQGWAPRTAVHVYLTVTHFVIGSAVLDTGGAARTGPQRAAMTELFASLSPQTHPVVRRHADLLNSLDGTEEFAFGLRVLLMGLGHLHTEEAAG